In Limisalsivibrio acetivorans, one genomic interval encodes:
- the rpmC gene encoding 50S ribosomal protein L29 yields MKTSEFIEMSTDELIAKQNELREDLFRARFKLATGDLEDTSVLKKMRKDIARIKTLLHQRETEKAEN; encoded by the coding sequence GTGAAAACTTCCGAATTCATAGAGATGAGCACTGATGAGCTTATCGCCAAGCAGAACGAGCTTCGTGAGGATCTTTTCAGAGCAAGATTTAAGCTTGCCACAGGAGATCTTGAGGATACATCAGTACTGAAGAAGATGAGGAAAGATATCGCAAGAATCAAAACCCTCCTTCATCAGCGCGAAACAGAAAAGGCTGAGAACTAA
- the rplP gene encoding 50S ribosomal protein L16: MLMPKRMKYRKQYKGRIKGKAHKGNYVAYGRYGLQSTTKGKITSRQIESARIAINRYIKRGGKVTIRIFPHKPVTKKPLETRQGKGKGAVEYYVAPVKEGTILYEIDGVSEELAREAFRLASHKLPVKTKFVFRKEEVDQ; the protein is encoded by the coding sequence ATGTTGATGCCCAAGAGAATGAAATACAGAAAGCAGTACAAGGGGCGCATAAAGGGCAAGGCTCATAAGGGTAACTACGTTGCCTACGGAAGATATGGCCTCCAGTCCACAACAAAGGGTAAGATCACCAGCCGCCAGATTGAATCTGCGAGGATTGCAATCAACCGCTACATTAAAAGAGGCGGTAAGGTTACAATCAGGATCTTCCCCCATAAGCCCGTTACCAAGAAACCCCTCGAAACGAGACAGGGTAAAGGTAAAGGTGCTGTGGAATACTATGTTGCTCCTGTGAAGGAAGGGACAATCCTTTACGAAATAGACGGTGTTAGTGAAGAGCTCGCAAGAGAGGCTTTCCGCCTCGCAAGCCACAAGCTTCCCGTTAAAACAAAGTTCGTATTCAGAAAAGAGGAGGTTGATCAGTGA
- the rpsC gene encoding 30S ribosomal protein S3 yields MGHKVHPYGYRLGVNKNWSSVWFAGKKTYRTQVLEDIKIREFLKKRLFQAGIANIGIERMGARLRITLNTSRPGIVIGKKGAEIEKLKKELKKFTDSEVLLVIREVKKPEINAQLVAENIAMQIQRRIAFRRAMKKAVLQAMKSGALGIKVACAGRLAGADMARTEWYIKGRVPLQTLRADIDYGTTDSLTTYGIIGVKVWVFTGEIVEERNRNAAGVE; encoded by the coding sequence GTGGGACATAAGGTACACCCCTACGGATACAGACTCGGCGTAAACAAGAACTGGAGTTCAGTCTGGTTCGCCGGTAAAAAGACATACAGGACACAGGTTCTTGAAGATATCAAGATCAGAGAGTTCCTTAAGAAAAGGCTTTTCCAGGCCGGTATTGCAAACATCGGCATTGAGCGCATGGGAGCAAGGCTCCGCATTACTCTCAACACCAGCAGACCCGGTATCGTCATCGGTAAGAAAGGTGCTGAGATCGAAAAGCTTAAAAAGGAACTCAAGAAGTTTACGGACTCTGAGGTTCTTCTCGTAATACGCGAAGTGAAGAAACCCGAAATCAATGCCCAGCTCGTTGCTGAGAACATCGCCATGCAGATTCAGCGCAGGATCGCATTCAGAAGAGCGATGAAGAAAGCAGTTCTCCAGGCTATGAAATCCGGAGCTCTCGGTATCAAGGTTGCTTGTGCCGGTCGACTCGCAGGTGCTGATATGGCCAGGACAGAGTGGTACATCAAGGGAAGGGTTCCCCTTCAGACTCTCAGGGCAGATATAGACTACGGTACAACCGATTCGCTCACTACCTACGGAATCATCGGTGTCAAGGTCTGGGTCTTCACAGGCGAAATCGTTGAAGAGCGTAACAGGAACGCCGCAGGAGTTGAGTAA
- the rplV gene encoding 50S ribosomal protein L22 — translation MDAVARAKYVRVTPRKARPVADLVRGKNVDDALALLKFTPKKAADFIYKAIKSAAANAEENNDYRDVSKLFVKEIRIDEGPFWKRYRPRAYGRASLIRKRTSHITVVLSEEV, via the coding sequence ATGGATGCAGTAGCACGTGCCAAATACGTCAGGGTTACACCCAGAAAGGCGCGCCCTGTGGCCGACCTTGTCCGGGGCAAAAATGTAGACGATGCGCTTGCCCTGCTGAAGTTCACTCCCAAGAAAGCGGCCGACTTCATTTACAAGGCCATTAAATCCGCAGCGGCTAACGCTGAGGAAAACAACGACTACAGGGATGTGAGCAAGCTTTTTGTAAAAGAGATCAGGATCGATGAAGGTCCGTTCTGGAAGAGGTACAGACCCAGAGCCTACGGCCGGGCCAGCCTCATCCGCAAGAGGACCAGCCACATCACGGTCGTCCTTTCTGAGGAGGTTTAA
- the rpsS gene encoding 30S ribosomal protein S19, with amino-acid sequence MPRSLKKGPFIDEHLEKKVTAAAETGDKKVIKTWSRRSTVIPEMIGLTLAVHNGNKFIPVYVTENMVGHKLGEFSLTRTFRGHRKDDKKVKGR; translated from the coding sequence GTGCCTAGGTCATTAAAAAAAGGACCGTTTATAGATGAACACCTTGAGAAGAAGGTCACCGCAGCGGCTGAAACCGGTGATAAAAAGGTCATCAAAACATGGTCAAGAAGAAGCACAGTTATACCCGAGATGATCGGCCTCACACTGGCGGTTCACAACGGTAACAAATTCATCCCCGTGTATGTGACTGAGAACATGGTTGGTCACAAGCTGGGCGAGTTCTCCCTCACAAGAACTTTCCGCGGACACAGGAAGGATGACAAAAAGGTTAAGGGTAGATAG
- the rplB gene encoding 50S ribosomal protein L2 — MGMKKYKPTSDGVRFRTGSDFAEVTTDKPEKSLVEPIKKKGGRNNHGRITVRHKGGGQKRKYRLIDFKRNKEDVSAKVTTIEYDPNRSARIALVNYEDGEKRYILAPVGIKVGDVVLSGKSADIKPGNAKMLKDMPVGTVIHNVELRPGKGGQLARSAGTYAQLLAKEGTYCHLRLPSGEIRLVKAECKASIGQVSNPEHENKSIGKAGRTRWMGVRPTVRGVAMNPIDHPHGGGEGRTSGGRHPVTPWGKPTKGYKTRSKKKPSNKYIVSARKK, encoded by the coding sequence ATGGGAATGAAGAAATATAAACCCACCTCCGATGGTGTTCGCTTCAGAACAGGAAGCGATTTTGCGGAGGTAACCACCGATAAACCGGAGAAAAGCCTGGTTGAGCCCATAAAGAAGAAGGGCGGAAGAAACAACCATGGCCGTATAACGGTTAGACATAAAGGTGGCGGACAAAAAAGAAAGTACCGTCTTATTGATTTCAAGAGGAACAAGGAGGACGTTTCAGCGAAGGTCACTACCATTGAGTATGACCCCAACAGAAGCGCCCGCATCGCTCTTGTAAACTACGAGGACGGCGAGAAAAGATATATCCTTGCACCTGTCGGCATTAAGGTCGGCGACGTTGTACTCAGCGGCAAGAGTGCGGATATCAAACCTGGCAACGCCAAGATGCTCAAAGATATGCCCGTGGGTACTGTTATCCACAACGTAGAGCTTCGCCCCGGAAAGGGTGGTCAGCTCGCAAGATCAGCCGGAACATATGCCCAGCTCCTGGCAAAAGAGGGCACATACTGCCACCTTAGGCTTCCCTCCGGCGAGATCAGGCTTGTCAAGGCCGAGTGCAAAGCAAGCATCGGTCAGGTGAGCAACCCCGAGCATGAGAACAAGAGTATCGGTAAAGCGGGTAGAACCCGTTGGATGGGTGTGCGTCCCACCGTTCGCGGTGTGGCAATGAACCCCATCGATCACCCCCATGGCGGTGGTGAAGGTAGAACTAGCGGTGGTCGTCACCCTGTTACCCCCTGGGGTAAGCCTACTAAGGGTTACAAGACCAGAAGCAAGAAGAAGCCTTCTAACAAATACATAGTTTCCGCCAGGAAGAAGTGA
- a CDS encoding 50S ribosomal protein L23, producing the protein MTVYDVIKRPLVTEKAVSLKEDENKISFAVDPRANKQLIKQAVEKLFDVKVSSVSTMNFNGKKKRFGTRYGRRQDWKKAVITLAEGEKLEFV; encoded by the coding sequence ATAACAGTATATGACGTTATAAAAAGACCCCTTGTCACAGAGAAGGCAGTAAGCCTCAAGGAAGATGAGAACAAGATCAGCTTCGCAGTTGATCCCAGAGCCAACAAGCAACTCATCAAACAAGCTGTTGAGAAGCTTTTTGATGTGAAGGTTTCATCAGTTTCGACCATGAATTTTAACGGCAAGAAGAAAAGGTTTGGCACTCGCTACGGCAGACGTCAGGACTGGAAGAAAGCTGTTATAACTCTGGCCGAGGGTGAAAAACTCGAGTTCGTATAA
- the rplD gene encoding 50S ribosomal protein L4 yields MASFELKNVKNEKVGEVEINDSITSYPVKPELMHEVVTMQLAGRRAGTHATLNRAKITGGGKKPYRQKGTGRARAGTIKSPLWRGGATIFGPQPRDYSYSMPKKKVKNALKSAINAKQEDGSLVFVDEITVKDGKTKEAVEILKNFDANRKVLVVYKNLDEKVVRAFRNIPYVDLLNVNGLNVYDLINSRKVIVVKDAIDRIEEVLV; encoded by the coding sequence ATGGCATCTTTCGAACTTAAAAACGTAAAGAATGAGAAAGTGGGAGAGGTGGAGATAAACGATTCCATCACGAGCTATCCCGTCAAGCCCGAGCTGATGCATGAGGTCGTAACCATGCAGCTCGCCGGCAGAAGAGCGGGAACCCACGCAACCCTTAACAGGGCAAAGATAACGGGCGGAGGAAAGAAGCCTTACAGGCAGAAAGGAACAGGCCGTGCGAGAGCCGGTACTATCAAGTCCCCCTTGTGGCGCGGCGGTGCGACCATTTTTGGTCCCCAGCCTAGGGACTACTCCTACTCAATGCCTAAGAAAAAGGTTAAGAACGCCCTCAAATCAGCAATCAATGCTAAGCAGGAAGATGGCAGCCTTGTTTTTGTTGACGAGATAACCGTTAAAGACGGTAAGACCAAGGAAGCGGTTGAAATTCTTAAGAATTTTGACGCTAACAGAAAGGTTCTCGTTGTATACAAAAACCTTGATGAAAAGGTTGTCAGGGCTTTCAGGAATATCCCCTATGTGGATCTGCTTAATGTGAACGGTCTTAATGTTTACGACCTTATCAACTCCCGCAAGGTGATCGTTGTTAAGGACGCAATCGACCGTATAGAGGAGGTTTTAGTATAA
- the rplC gene encoding 50S ribosomal protein L3 — MAKAIIGKKVGMTQVFTEDGTVIPVTVVQAGPCVVVNKRTVEQNGYSAIQLGFEKILKEKRVNKPMGGYFKKLNVDPHRYLKEFRLDNEADYEIGQELNVQVFEAGDKIDVQGTSIGKGFQGAVKRYGFGGGPKTHGSHFHRAPGAVGMCEFPGETPKGKKMPGRMGGKTVTVQKLDVVKVIPETNLLLVKGAIPGHDESIVYIREAVKK, encoded by the coding sequence ATGGCAAAAGCGATAATCGGAAAAAAAGTAGGGATGACACAGGTATTTACCGAAGACGGTACAGTCATCCCTGTCACAGTGGTTCAAGCTGGACCTTGTGTAGTAGTGAACAAAAGAACCGTAGAGCAGAACGGTTACAGTGCCATCCAATTGGGATTTGAAAAGATCCTGAAGGAAAAGAGAGTCAACAAACCGATGGGTGGCTACTTCAAGAAACTGAACGTTGATCCCCACAGATATCTCAAAGAGTTTCGTCTTGATAACGAAGCGGATTACGAGATTGGGCAAGAGCTTAACGTTCAAGTATTTGAAGCTGGCGACAAGATAGATGTTCAGGGAACATCGATCGGTAAAGGCTTTCAAGGTGCAGTGAAGAGATATGGTTTCGGCGGCGGACCCAAGACACACGGTTCGCACTTCCACAGAGCCCCTGGTGCAGTGGGCATGTGTGAGTTTCCGGGTGAAACGCCTAAAGGCAAAAAGATGCCCGGAAGAATGGGCGGTAAGACAGTTACCGTTCAGAAGCTCGATGTGGTTAAAGTAATCCCTGAAACAAATCTTCTTCTTGTAAAAGGTGCGATTCCCGGTCACGACGAATCTATCGTGTACATAAGGGAAGCGGTTAAGAAGTAA
- the rpsJ gene encoding 30S ribosomal protein S10, whose product MESQKIRIKLKAFDFKILDKAVKDIVSTAMRTGAKVVGPIPLPTRIEKFAVLRSPHVNKKAREQFEIRTHKRLIDIFEHNPQTIDALMKLELSAGVDVEIKL is encoded by the coding sequence ATGGAAAGTCAAAAGATTCGTATCAAGCTCAAGGCATTCGATTTCAAAATTCTCGACAAGGCAGTGAAGGATATTGTTAGCACTGCCATGAGGACAGGGGCAAAGGTCGTAGGACCTATCCCCCTTCCCACCCGTATAGAGAAGTTTGCAGTGCTTCGTTCTCCGCACGTCAATAAGAAGGCCAGGGAGCAGTTCGAGATCAGGACCCACAAGCGTCTTATAGATATCTTCGAACATAACCCCCAGACTATTGACGCGCTGATGAAGCTAGAACTCTCAGCCGGCGTAGATGTCGAGATAAAACTTTAA
- the tuf gene encoding elongation factor Tu, with amino-acid sequence MAKEKFTRSKPHVNVGTIGHVDHGKTTLTAAITNVLAQSGGASFVDYGNIDKAPEERERGITIATAHVEYESANRHYAHVDCPGHADYVKNMITGAAQMDGAILVVSSADGPMPQTREHILLARQVGVPCIIVFMNKVDMVDDEELLELVELEVRDLLSAYEFPGDDLPVVKGSALKALENPTDDQWAGAIHELVQAMDDYIPEPERDIDKEFIMPIEDVFSISGRGTVVTGRIEQGKIKVGEEIEIVGIRDTIKTTVTGVEMFRKILDEGEAGDNVGVLLRGIKKDDVERGQVLCRPGTIKPHNKYKCEAYILTKEEGGRHTPFFSGYRPQFYFRTTDVTGVITLPEGTEMVMPGDNISGEVELITPVAMEPGLRFAIREGGRTVGAGVVTEIVE; translated from the coding sequence ATGGCTAAAGAGAAGTTTACCCGTTCAAAGCCCCACGTCAACGTGGGAACGATTGGTCACGTAGACCATGGTAAGACAACGCTTACAGCAGCAATAACAAACGTTCTTGCTCAGTCCGGCGGTGCGTCATTTGTTGATTACGGCAACATTGACAAGGCCCCTGAGGAGCGTGAGCGTGGAATTACAATCGCCACCGCACACGTAGAGTACGAGAGTGCAAACCGTCACTATGCACACGTAGACTGCCCCGGACACGCAGACTATGTAAAGAACATGATCACTGGTGCAGCACAGATGGATGGAGCAATCCTTGTTGTAAGCTCCGCAGACGGTCCCATGCCCCAGACTCGTGAGCACATCCTGCTCGCCCGTCAGGTAGGCGTGCCCTGCATCATCGTATTCATGAACAAGGTAGATATGGTGGATGACGAAGAGCTTCTCGAGCTTGTAGAGCTTGAGGTAAGAGACCTTCTTTCCGCCTATGAATTCCCCGGCGACGATCTTCCCGTAGTAAAGGGAAGCGCCCTTAAAGCTCTTGAGAACCCCACCGACGACCAGTGGGCAGGAGCAATCCACGAACTCGTACAGGCAATGGACGACTACATTCCCGAGCCCGAGCGTGATATCGACAAAGAGTTTATCATGCCTATCGAGGACGTGTTCAGTATATCCGGTAGGGGAACAGTAGTGACCGGCCGTATTGAGCAGGGTAAGATCAAAGTTGGTGAGGAAATAGAGATAGTTGGAATCCGCGACACAATCAAGACAACGGTAACAGGCGTAGAGATGTTCCGTAAGATCCTTGATGAAGGCGAGGCGGGTGACAACGTAGGAGTACTTCTCCGTGGAATCAAGAAGGACGACGTAGAGCGTGGTCAGGTACTTTGCCGCCCCGGCACAATCAAGCCTCACAACAAGTACAAGTGCGAGGCTTACATCCTGACTAAAGAGGAAGGCGGACGCCACACACCTTTCTTCAGCGGTTACCGTCCTCAGTTCTACTTCCGTACGACGGACGTTACAGGCGTAATCACTCTTCCCGAGGGAACCGAGATGGTAATGCCCGGTGACAACATCAGCGGTGAAGTAGAGCTTATCACTCCTGTTGCCATGGAGCCCGGTCTTCGTTTCGCTATTCGTGAAGGCGGACGTACAGTCGGTGCAGGCGTGGTTACAGAGATAGTTGAGTAA
- the fusA gene encoding elongation factor G, which produces MARKVALEKQRNIGIMAHIDAGKTTTTERVLFYTGINYKIGEVHDGAATMDWMEQEKERGITITSATTQCFWGDYRINIIDTPGHVDFTIEVERSLKVLDGAVAVFCAVGGVEPQSETVWRQADKYKVPRMAFVNKMDRTGADFFNVVNQVKERLRAKPLPIQIPIGAEDKFEGIIDLVEMKAYIWKGEELGAKFDITDIPEDYVDQANEYRENLIETVAESDEELMNKYFEGEEITNDELIMGIRMGCLNLEFVPMLCGTAFKNKGVQPLLDAVVNYMPNPTQVPAVRGTDMNGEGEIVRKSSDDEPFAGLAFKIMTDPYMGQLTYFRVYSGKLESGSYVLNSTKNKKERVGRLLKMHADKREEIKEIYAGDICATVGLKYTTTGDTLCAEDKPVILESMEFPEPVLSVAIEPKTKSDQDKLTVALGKLASEDPSFRVKVDDETGQTIISGMGELHLEIIVDRLLREFKVEANVGNPQVAYREAFKKTVKGEGKYIKQTGGRGQYGHVWLELEPLEAGSGFEFVNKIVGGVVPKDYIPAVQKGVEEAMESGVSAGFPVVDCRVTLFDGSYHDVDSNEMAFKIAGSMAFKDTMKKADPIILEPIMKVEVVSPEEYTGDVMGDLNSRRGRVEGMDMRGGAQVIKCWVPLKEMFGYTTTLRSITQGRATSTMQFDHYEQVPNNIADEIMKSNA; this is translated from the coding sequence GTGGCAAGAAAAGTAGCTTTGGAGAAACAGCGGAATATCGGTATCATGGCTCACATCGATGCCGGAAAGACTACGACGACCGAGAGGGTCCTTTTCTACACCGGTATCAACTATAAGATCGGTGAGGTTCATGACGGCGCAGCCACCATGGACTGGATGGAGCAGGAGAAGGAACGCGGTATCACCATCACTTCCGCTACAACCCAGTGCTTCTGGGGCGACTACAGGATTAACATCATTGATACTCCCGGGCACGTTGACTTCACCATTGAGGTTGAGCGTTCCCTGAAGGTACTTGACGGTGCCGTTGCGGTATTCTGCGCAGTGGGCGGCGTTGAGCCCCAGTCTGAAACCGTATGGAGACAGGCGGATAAATACAAGGTTCCCCGTATGGCCTTCGTTAACAAGATGGACCGTACTGGTGCGGACTTTTTCAACGTTGTAAATCAGGTTAAAGAAAGGCTTCGTGCAAAGCCCCTTCCTATCCAGATTCCGATTGGAGCCGAGGACAAATTCGAGGGGATTATCGACCTCGTTGAGATGAAGGCTTATATCTGGAAGGGTGAGGAGCTCGGCGCTAAGTTTGATATAACTGATATCCCCGAAGATTACGTGGACCAGGCTAACGAGTACAGAGAGAACCTCATCGAGACCGTTGCAGAAAGCGACGAAGAACTCATGAACAAGTATTTCGAAGGTGAGGAGATCACCAACGATGAGCTTATCATGGGAATCCGTATGGGATGCCTCAACCTCGAGTTTGTTCCTATGCTCTGCGGAACAGCGTTTAAGAACAAGGGTGTTCAGCCCCTCCTTGACGCTGTAGTAAACTACATGCCCAACCCCACTCAGGTTCCCGCTGTTAGAGGAACCGATATGAATGGTGAGGGCGAGATCGTTAGAAAGTCCAGCGATGATGAGCCCTTTGCAGGACTCGCATTCAAGATTATGACCGACCCCTACATGGGTCAGCTCACATACTTCAGGGTTTACTCCGGTAAGCTCGAGTCCGGAAGCTATGTTCTTAACTCCACTAAGAACAAGAAAGAGCGTGTGGGCCGTCTTCTTAAGATGCACGCAGATAAGCGTGAGGAGATTAAGGAGATCTACGCAGGTGATATCTGCGCCACCGTTGGTCTCAAGTACACCACAACCGGCGATACCCTCTGCGCAGAGGACAAGCCCGTTATTCTTGAGTCCATGGAGTTCCCCGAGCCCGTTCTTTCAGTTGCTATTGAGCCCAAGACCAAGTCCGACCAGGACAAGCTTACTGTGGCTCTCGGCAAACTCGCTTCCGAAGACCCCTCCTTCCGTGTGAAGGTGGATGATGAAACAGGGCAGACGATCATCTCAGGAATGGGTGAGCTTCACCTTGAGATCATCGTTGACCGTCTCCTTAGAGAGTTCAAGGTTGAAGCGAACGTTGGTAACCCTCAGGTTGCTTACCGTGAAGCATTCAAGAAGACTGTTAAGGGAGAGGGTAAATACATCAAGCAGACAGGTGGTCGTGGACAGTATGGGCACGTATGGCTTGAGCTTGAGCCCCTTGAAGCGGGCAGCGGTTTCGAGTTCGTAAACAAGATTGTCGGTGGTGTTGTTCCTAAGGACTACATCCCCGCAGTTCAGAAGGGTGTGGAAGAGGCAATGGAGAGCGGTGTATCCGCAGGATTCCCTGTTGTTGACTGCCGTGTAACCCTTTTCGACGGCTCATACCACGATGTTGACTCCAACGAGATGGCATTCAAGATCGCCGGCTCCATGGCTTTCAAAGATACCATGAAGAAAGCTGATCCTATCATCCTTGAGCCTATCATGAAGGTTGAGGTTGTTTCCCCCGAGGAGTACACAGGGGATGTTATGGGCGACCTTAACTCAAGAAGGGGCCGTGTTGAAGGAATGGATATGAGAGGCGGAGCACAGGTTATCAAGTGCTGGGTGCCACTCAAGGAGATGTTCGGTTACACCACTACACTTCGCTCAATTACACAGGGTCGTGCTACATCAACCATGCAGTTTGACCACTACGAGCAGGTACCGAACAACATCGCAGACGAAATAATGAAATCTAACGCATAG
- the rpsG gene encoding 30S ribosomal protein S7: MARRRVAKKRVVIPDPVFKDAVVTKFINALMLDGRKSVAERLFYETIEIIGQRTGEDGIEVFRKAVENVKPTLEVKSRRVGGATYQVPVEVRPLRRQALSIKWLITAARAKKERTMVERLAGEIMDAATNKGTSIKKKEDTHRMAEANRAFAHFRW; encoded by the coding sequence ATGGCTAGAAGAAGGGTTGCAAAGAAGCGTGTAGTGATACCGGATCCTGTATTTAAGGATGCGGTTGTTACCAAGTTCATAAATGCGCTTATGCTCGACGGCAGAAAGTCCGTCGCAGAAAGATTGTTCTACGAAACAATTGAGATCATCGGTCAGCGTACCGGTGAGGATGGTATTGAGGTCTTCAGAAAGGCGGTAGAGAATGTTAAGCCCACCCTTGAGGTTAAGTCCAGAAGGGTTGGTGGTGCTACATACCAGGTTCCCGTTGAGGTCAGACCGCTCAGGAGACAGGCTCTCAGTATAAAGTGGCTTATAACCGCTGCAAGGGCCAAGAAAGAAAGAACTATGGTGGAGAGGCTTGCAGGCGAGATTATGGATGCCGCAACTAACAAAGGAACCTCCATTAAGAAGAAGGAAGACACCCACAGAATGGCTGAAGCCAACAGGGCTTTCGCACACTTCAGATGGTAG
- the rpsL gene encoding 30S ribosomal protein S12 encodes MPTLNQLVRKGRKKVTKKTKSPALQNNPQRRGVCTRVYTTTPKKPNSALRKVARIRLTSGIEVTAYIPGIGHNLQEHSVVLVRGGRVKDLPGVRYKIVRGALDSEGVQNRKQSRSKYGVKKPK; translated from the coding sequence TTGCCCACTTTGAACCAGCTGGTGAGAAAAGGAAGAAAGAAGGTCACCAAAAAGACCAAATCTCCTGCACTGCAGAATAACCCCCAGAGAAGGGGCGTTTGCACTAGGGTTTATACAACAACCCCCAAGAAGCCCAACTCGGCTCTTCGTAAGGTTGCGAGAATCAGGCTTACTTCAGGAATCGAAGTAACTGCGTACATCCCCGGTATCGGACATAACCTTCAGGAACACTCCGTTGTTCTCGTTAGGGGCGGAAGGGTGAAAGACCTTCCTGGTGTTCGTTATAAGATCGTAAGGGGCGCACTCGATTCCGAAGGTGTGCAGAACAGGAAACAGTCACGCTCCAAGTACGGCGTGAAGAAACCTAAGTAA